From Ictalurus punctatus breed USDA103 chromosome 2, Coco_2.0, whole genome shotgun sequence:
ggataatccacggctaggtgtgcgttacacgATTTTACTGCATGACATGGAGGCAAAGAAGCACCTGACTCGGCAGAGTGCATTAGAATCATGTAACGCACACCTAACCGTGGATTATCCCGCTGATACCACCGTCGCTCACCAGCACTGACAAGTTAAAGCTCTGGTTAATGTTTACAGCGGAAAATTTACAGAAAGTATCAAAATAACAGTTCATTTTCGTTCgttattttatatacgggttgttagatctagaattctgcccaCTCCTAATCATTcccagagataaagtagtgcgataagattacatttatttgaatgaattataataaacagttattagagagagcgagagagattatGCGTGTGCGAATTACCTGTTTCTGTGcttctctactaataatgaagctgtgagtttaacttctgtatgcaactgtaactatatgttactatggttacagttgtttatagccAGCGCATTAATATAGAACGGTAATTTTAACCGACTGAAACTTtttgaacgcacaccttccagccaatcagtaTCGAGTATTCAGACGGACCATGGTATAACTTActttatttaatgtgtgtgtgtgtgtgtagtctctGGACAGCTTGGCTGATGAGGCTCGCTCGAAGCGTCACTCTGCCTCGGAGCTGGGCAGCATCAGCTACAGTGACGTAAGGAAAGAAGGATGGCTGCACTACAAACAGATCCATACTGAGAAGGGCAAGGTGAGACAGGAAGCAGGGCCGTACTGTATTATCACACACGCAGGAGAGATTCACTCTGCGTTAAAAACAATACAGATTACACAAGCAAaaatgtgtgcgcgtgtgttgtGGATCTAAATGTGACTTACATAATGACGCCTCAGAGATTTCACTCGGAGCAGCTCAGGCTCTTTGAGTCATTTCTGTGATAATGTACAGaatgtttaaatatattcacTGTGATTGTTAAATCTCATATTTTTGTGTCTTTCACTGGTTTGTGTGAGATACAATGATTTAGCAGTATTATTATGGctttacctcttttttttttaattctcataTTCAGCTCTGTCTTTACATGATGGATTCCCTTTTCATATATATTCCCTTttcatctctctgtctttctctctctctctctttctctcgttctcttcttttcatttttctgcCATCTTTCTGTTCACGTTTCAGAAGGTGGGCAGTGCCATTCGTCCCTGGAGGCGGGTTTTCTCAGTGTTGCGCTTCGGTGCGCTCTACCTCTACAAAGACAAGCGGGATGCGCTGCTGAAGGGTGCCGCCCTGGGAGGCGGATCCGAAGACGAGCAACCAATCAGCCTCCGCGGCTGCCTGGTGGACATCGCGTACAGCGAGACGAAGCACAAGAACGTTCTGCGACTGACCACGCAGGACTTCTGCGAGTACCTGCTGCAGGCTGAGGACCGAGACGACATGCTGGAGTGGATCAGAGTGATCGGGGAAAGCAGCAAGACTGACAGCGAggtgaagaacacacacacacacacacacacacacacaaaaaaacttagttatgaacaaaaaaaaaagtgaagtacttttattttctctttagaCCTTTTGCTGAGATATTAATTCGGTAAATAGTACcggtttctgtttgttttggatttttttgctGTATAAAGATGATAGACTGCtcatgtgtgtgttgtaggagTTGGGATTCTCTCGACAAGCTCTCATCAACAAGAAACTGAATGACTACAGGAAGCAGAGGTAAGTCTAGATAACATGCTGGATTTGATATGAGCTGGACGTGAAACATTTCGAATAATCATCATTATGTTGATTATGTTGTATTAAACATGGCTCATGCATTaagtcagtgtttatttatgacATTATTTAATATAGAGGTCGTATGACGCACTTCAAAATGCATGAGCTACAATTCCACATATGTATTTTGTTGAATTGACGATATTATTTATGGGGTTATTCTGTGTGTTATAATATTTGATATTGTTCAGTGTTTATGTTTGAACACTGAGGTGTGCAATTTTGTGACGAACTCTTCACTATAAAAAGCTCTTAATGAAAAGAGTGGTTTCTCATTGTTGTTGTCTCTCCGTGGCTCCGTTTAGTCCGACAGGTAATAAGCCTGACTCATCTCCCCGAGTGCCACGCATGACCTTCTTGCTCCCCAAGGCCGACAACAGCAGCGCGCCCCCACGCTCCCCCAAACACGAAGCCAAAGGTCAGCTTGTTTTACACACGCTCAGCCAAACATTATGTCTTCtatcttttctctttctttgttttcgTTCGTAATCATTTCCCTTCCCACTCTCAGAGGAGAGCAGTCCTCCCAAGTCTCCATGGGGCATCAACTTCATGAAGAAAGCGAAGAAGGCGGACCCGAAGGCGTTTGGAGTCCGGCTGGAGGATTGCCAACCCGCCTCCAATAACAAGGTCTGAATGGGAGCGCTGGTCTGAATCGGTTCTTTAGAGAATAATTATGAGGACTCTCCCGGCTTActagtactgtatgtgtgtgtgtatgtgtgtgggtgtgtgtgtgtgtgtgtgtgtgggtgtgtgtgtgtgcagtttgttCCTCTGATTGTGGAGATCTGCTGTGGCTTGGTGGAGGAGATGGGTCTGGAGTACACTGGGATCTACAGAGTGCCAGGTAACAACGCTGTGGTGTCCAGCCTGCAGGATCAACTCAACAAGGGCTGCGACATTAACACAGCGGAggaggtgagacacacacacattcctataaaaaaaaaaattacaattaaaattaaattgtaaaaGAATTATCGGCACATGAATCATAAATGAAagatattgatttttattattgtgcAGCGTTTACTAAGTACCTCTAGAAATAACGTgactttttaagtaattgttaTGTAACCATAAGTGCTAGGGCACATTGtataaaataattgttttattaattgcATTAAATGGTACTTAAATAGATTATACGGTATATACGTGCAAttgtccaatcagccaatcatttgTCAGCAgtgcaaaaaatacaaataaaaaaatcatacagatcAAGAGTTTCTGCTTTTGTTCatattaaatggtctgcacttatatagcgcttttatccaaagcgctttacactgtgtctcattcacccattcacacacggtagcagagctgccatgcaaggcgctaacttgccatcgggagcaacttggggttcagtgtcttgcccaaggatacttcggcacatggagtcatgtgggccgggaatcaaaccgccaaccctacaattagtggacaacccgcactaccacctgaaccacagccgcccaacgataaacatcagaattggggggaaatgtgagatctcagtgactttaaccatcgcattgttgttggtgccagatgtgctgatttgagtattttagaaactgctgagctgggattttcacacacagcagtctctagagtttacacagaatggtgcaacaCAAATAAACTTCCATTGAGCATtagttcttatgctggaatcgGCTTGTTGTTTAGAGAGGccagagaatggccagactggtctgagctgacaggaaggcgaTGGTAACCCAAACAGCCACTctgtacaaccgtggtgagcaaaAAAAGCACCttagaatgcacaacatgtcagaGCTACAACAATACAGGACAACACTGTTccagtcctgtcagccaagaacaggaatctgaggccacagtgggcacagactcatcaaaactgcagcctatcccagggaactcagggtacaaggctggggacaccctggacgaggtgccaacccatcgcagggcacaatcacacactacagacaatttggaaatgcccgtcagcctacaacgtatgctttttggactggaggaaacccgagtaccgtgaggaaacccccaaagcacgaggagaacgtgcaaactcagCGCACACAAGGTGGATTCAaactggaggtgcgaggcaaacgtgctaaccactaagccattatGCCCCCTAGATGTTTGATGACTGGGGGGaagaaaaacatcacctggtctttttacAATTTTCACCTGCCCAGGTTTGGTGAGCCTGATTGGAAAATTTCATGAGTGAGCTGGTATCCAGATGTTATTGACATCATATTAGACAATCAATGATCAATCACTAAATTTGATTGACAGACAAAGTGACGTAAGATAAGAGTAAATGACATTATAGCATCAAAACCATTAATTATTTCTCACaggtttttttaatcatgtatGTACATGTCGGTATGTAGTCATGGGATTATTTCTTTCGGAATgccctatttttattttattttggtgtCAAATTAAATTTCAGTTACGCACTCGTACTgttaacattaaaatgtttCTCACCATTCATACATGAATACGAACTAATCCGATACATGCAAACTGTTAAATATTATACCGAGTGCTGCATTTATCTGAGGTCAGCATCAATATGTAAATATCCTGAATGACAAAGATGATCTATGATTATTTATCTTGTGGTGTCTTGTATTTCTGTCTGATCCAGCGGTGGCAGGACTTGAATGTGGTGAGCAGCCTGCTCAAATCTTTCTTCCGCAAGCTCCCGGAGCCCCTCTTTACTGATGGTGAGACTTTAGTAATTACCTACAGACTGTGAGGCGTTTCGTTATAAAGATTTGAAGTCATTAGTGCTGAAATAACTCGTTAACACAATTAGCTGGCGTCTACTTCTTTTCGTTTTCTCTGATAGACAAGTACAACGACTTCATCGACGCCAATCGTATGGAGAATCCAAGTGACCGGTTGAAGACTTTGAAAAAACTGGTACGAGTGTGCAGTCTTTAATGGTGTATTCGCTTACACACTCTTTAacttgtacatttattttactgtgtttctaatgtaaggaataaaaacactcgAATAGGTGCCGttatggaaaaataatcaacagcagggTGATACGACGTGgccttgttgattattttccgatatcAGCAGGTACTTGAGCGTTTTTGTCCCTCTCGTCCTACACCGCTTTGCTTAAAGACTCTCACGTCGTATTTCTCTGCAGATCCAAGATTTGCCAGATCATTACTTCCACACTCTGAAGTTTCTAATCGGTCATCTGAAGACCGTAGCCAATCATTCGGAGAAGAATAAGGTCAGTTCCGTCTAACGTGTACATATCGCTTGTGTTACTTTTTGACCTGGACAGAGTGCGAGTTATTAATCCTTTATTAAAAGAATACTCCATCCATCTCTGTTCACCACACGCGTACTGTACTGCAGgtgtgattaccacagacaggaattttgttacatttctttgtactgaaaaaaaaaaaagaagaagaaagaatagaaaatcttttttttagtttgagacagaaatgagagaacatttttacagataaataaataaataaataaataaacaaaacacagatggTGTAGAGATTAGGTTAAAAATACTGTCTTATATTAGGGTTTAAGATATATTGTACTTGTGTAGGAGTGTTAAATTGACCTGCGGAGATatgtattgtgtatgtgtgtgtgtgtgtgtgcagatgcaGCCTCGTAACTTGGCGCTAGTGTTTGGGCCCACTCTTGTGAGAACATCGGAGGACAACATGACAGACATGGTGACCCACATGCCTGACCGCTACAAGATCATCGAGACTCTCATCCAACATGTAAAGCTTTCTCATGCTCAACACCACAACTAAACTTTAATTatctttatttcagtttttttaaattattttttttaaactttgaatTCGAAACACATTTGCCcgttcttttttctctctcgctgctTGTGCAGTGCGCCTGGTTCTTCAGTGAGGAACACGACAAGGATGAAAAGGTACGTTATAGCTGAAATGAGAAGTGATTACTCTGAtagtcattattatttttatttgatgtttatCACATCATTTCACTGAGGAAGCTAAAAATCATGATTAAATATGAGTCGTTAGAAGCCCTAGAATGAGCCCTAGAATGAGCCCTAGAATTACTGTGTATTAAAGttattctttctttcgtttCTTGTTTCTGTCAGACGCCAGTGGACACAGAGGACGTTCAGCCCGCCCCCAACATAGATCACCTCTTATTGAACATTGGCCGAGCCGGCCTCCTGGGCGAGATCTCAGGTGAGAGCCTTCCCAACCTGTTTACTGTCTAAGAGCAAACCGCACTGAAGTTGCTCAAGTCTGTTTTAAATGACTGATGCTGTGTTCAAGAGCTCCTCTGATTTTACACCAGTAggattttgaaatattttgagtTAGGCCTGAGCGATATGACGATATAATGTCAATATCATGATACGTCCTTTGGGGATATCGTAATATCTATATTGGCATGCCAAATTTGAACATTCAATTTTATCCTAAACATGGTGAgtgttaaaatatttatttatataagtctgccattttatttgttttcttttttattaacaaagatgttacatttttgtagacggtaaataaaatggcatcaaaatcctttttttttttaaatgcaacaatACTGTAGTTCCTTCCAATATGTGACACAAACCTATATATTGtgatactgtatactgtagcatGTACTGTAGAAATCAAGAATCGTGATATGATCGTTTTCTTATATTGCCCACCCTTATTATGAGTGGTGTTCCCAGAATGTGGCACTACAGGCTGTAGAAACGATTATAAAAGTGTGTTTAGATTTCTTGCATGTTGAGTGCTCTGTACTTctccattttcttttatttttcatctttttttccttctgtttttgtattcCTCTAccaatttctctctctatacGTTTCTGCGTCCTTCTCATAGCTGAGCCTGTGGAGCAGCCACCGCGGTAGGATGGGTTTCGCCTGGcatagcctgtgtgtgtgtgtgtgtgtgtgtatgtgtgagagtgagtgactTTCTGATGGTGACTGGGTGTGCTTATGTGACTCATGTCAATGCAATGTTCCCTCACCCCATGTCTCTGAAATCATCCTCCCTGCCCTTATGCCCTTTCCTGCTCTCGCCTCCTACATGGCTTCTCTGATGGGTCGATGTCCTCAGTATGTGACGTAATGTCAACAGTGTGTGTCGGTTCCTCTTTAACGCTGCAGATTTGGAGACCCTGTTCACATTTGAGCATCACTTCAAGACAATCAATAACCATTCGTCGTGCACATGTTGCTTGGTCTGAATCTTGTGTGAACATTGTCTCCTGTTGGGATGCTTCATATTGAATGACAGTCACAGAGTCAGGAAGACACGATGCAGTTCATGCTCGTTGCTTGAAGGTGTCTTACTTGCCTCTGTGCCTCTCATTTCTTAGGAACATGTCTGTATACGTATTCATCCtggcctctttctctcttctttctctttttctattttattatgattttaGACTCAACCAACAGTGATTCAGCGAAATCTAAGGTAAGGCTTGAGTAAGAGTTGCAGTTCAAACGCTTGTGTTATTTGTTTTCAAGCTGTACCTATACATACTATTTGAGAGTTTAAGGATTTGGAGACCTCTCTGGCAGAAAGAACTGCGAGCGACTGTTATTACGTCCTGTAaaaatgcattcatattttatttgcttaaaGGATGTAGTATTGAAggggacacggtggcttagtggttatcatgtttgcttcgccctgtgtgtgcagagcttgcatgttctccccgtgctctgggggtttcctccaggtactccagtttcctcccccagtacaaagacatgcactgtaagctgattggcatttccaaattgtccgttgtgtgtgaatgtgtgcgcgaccgtgccctgtgatgggttggcaccctgtccagggtgtcccccgccttgtgccccgagttccctgggataggctccaggctccccgcgaccatgtgtaggataagcggtatggaaaatggatggatggatgttatatGTTCATGTCACAGcacaattttttattaatagtaaAGTTTTATTGTTGCTGTCTTTGCGCTATATTGGACATTAGGcataaaaaatactaaataaaataaaggggTTTCCCAGTGCACAGTTAGACCAAACTGGCTTTCTGTTCACtgtataacaacaacaaacataaaCCCTTTTAAATAATGCGTCTTTAAACACTATTCTGATCATTCTGTTTGACATCCTGTAATGACGGTCAGACCTCTATCATTGTCAGGGCTCCGGAGGGTCGAAACGTGACCTCACAGCCAAGGACTTCCTGACAACGCTGGCCATCATGTCTGCTGTGACTCGGAGGCGCAGAAAACGTCCTGTTGCCGGCCTCCTGGGCAGCAGCACTGACGACGACTCCGAACAGGAGCCAATCAGAGCCGATCTCACTGTGGAGCGGGAGGGGGAGGGAAAGGAGACGGAGCGGTGTGAATCTGACACGGCTCCGCGTGCAGAGGCAGAAGAGGACgaagatgaggaagaggaagaagacgaCGAAGGGAATGTGGAAGTGACTGTGGCCTCGCCAGGTAAGGACAAACCCAGAATGCCTTGTGAGGAAGAAGCACACTCAGTGATCCTGAGTGAGGAAGAGGACCAGAGGTCAGAGATGAAAGGTCGCGGCTGGAGAGGGGATGATGCACGTTCTATTGTATCGGGTTACTCCACTCTGTCTACGCTGGGCCGGAGTTTAGCATCCGAGGGGCGGGGCGACGACGCAGACGATGAGCGGAGCGAGCTGGTGAGCGAGACGGACAACGAAAGCGGCTTTGCTTCACGCTCTCTCACGCAGGAGCGTCCTGAGAAACGCACGCCACCTCCATCaaatacacacacctcaccAGAACCGACCACACCACGCAGCTTCCTGTACACGTACTGCAAACCCTCCATACCTACTTCTACTCCCGCTCCCGCTTCCACAGCAGCACCTCCTCCCATCCCTTCCAAACGCCCCACCCCTGAGCCTGTAGAAAGAGGAACCGAAAGTACAGCACGCTCCTCCACTCcatccacctcctcctccactgcCTCCCAGCGCCTCCAAAACCGACCCTCCTTCAACTCCCATCGGCTCATTCAGTGTGACACTTTAGCGCGCCGGCGGCTAAAAGCAGATAAGGCTAAAGCTCGTTCACTAGATCCTTTAGAAGTCTGTAGCGCTTCACCCACCGAGGAGGAACAACAGTCCAACAAAGGGCGAACGAGAACCAGCCTTCCGGAATCCTCCGCTTCTCACTCACCCAAACTCACCCCATCCAGTGGTCACCTCTTAGCTTCACCCCCTGCCCTGGGCTCCACCTCTGGCTCGACAAGTCAGGCATCACTAGCAGAGCAGGTGCGTGCACGTCTGCTCGGTTCAGCGGAGGACATGCGTTCTGTGGGCCTGAGGAAACCTCTCTCGCCTGAGACCCGCCGCCGTAGGCGGGCCTGGAGGAGacacacagtggtggtctcGCCTTCTGACTCCTCGCACAAAAGCGCTCAAGTCTCCTCTGgcgttaacaaca
This genomic window contains:
- the arhgap23a gene encoding rho GTPase-activating protein 23 isoform X5, which gives rise to MLTAGGLPLVMPAATACSRLDAREWSFWDVVGVDCSAPEPRCIWVAVFRDDSLITHTPNTESAPTRPRTASCENRTKGRRDGVSSSSDNPRPVLGGGAEGRGVSCQGPRTLVLHKNSQGFGFTLRHFIVYPPESALHTSLKDDENGNGKGLQQSRLEPMDTIFVKNVREKGPAHQAGLCTGDRLVKVNGESVLGKTYSQVIALIQNSESVLELSIMPKDEDVLQLAYSHDAYLKGNAPFTGEAQNLPTPPPLCYPPRSQPHPSHTSCPAPSLSPHMGQNQLDNWSRWPGSASSPSPPLDNRTGAPTTTSMAWASEGREAGGVGHSSPAHRTEEIRYGMTERGRSFSSSISTSPPHQTHHGNNSKDNLSWGSPPKPAPVASSSRSEHTQQALTNWYYNQVSERERERERERERSNVQSLHHRQRSFSHDRLGELSRTRRANRTNFPQSASQDTLLYPGQHPHWMQVLPSACQNRSRSENLLRSRFGHSGRSLEALDQVLCPLSPHHERQAWQQQPQRQVSHFSSAQMPPGARHVQVHRQQQSQSSEQHRCQQHPPQQHQHSPKHQNQMHSSQHPPQSRRLTSCQSVDQEQIGYRSYSPSFNRKSGRILQHAQSFRDPSYTGPRLSWTSLPEGMAPSPAPSPAPPTCSVSGEGQDGTHRPTNHEREGGEKEPEIQAQVQEVVLRQKPPMGRRAGHVHRLPLALDDSDPLLFTSDPEEALLKSEGSSSKRHPNGSIKSSRRCSYLLAITTERSKSCDEGLHTLRDDGRVFSRLPKRVKSIFRDGSLDSLADEARSKRHSASELGSISYSDVRKEGWLHYKQIHTEKGKKVGSAIRPWRRVFSVLRFGALYLYKDKRDALLKGAALGGGSEDEQPISLRGCLVDIAYSETKHKNVLRLTTQDFCEYLLQAEDRDDMLEWIRVIGESSKTDSEELGFSRQALINKKLNDYRKQSPTGNKPDSSPRVPRMTFLLPKADNSSAPPRSPKHEAKEESSPPKSPWGINFMKKAKKADPKAFGVRLEDCQPASNNKFVPLIVEICCGLVEEMGLEYTGIYRVPGNNAVVSSLQDQLNKGCDINTAEERWQDLNVVSSLLKSFFRKLPEPLFTDDKYNDFIDANRMENPSDRLKTLKKLIQDLPDHYFHTLKFLIGHLKTVANHSEKNKMQPRNLALVFGPTLVRTSEDNMTDMVTHMPDRYKIIETLIQHCAWFFSEEHDKDEKTPVDTEDVQPAPNIDHLLLNIGRAGLLGEISDSTNSDSAKSKGSGGSKRDLTAKDFLTTLAIMSAVTRRRRKRPVAGLLGSSTDDDSEQEPIRADLTVEREGEGKETERCESDTAPRAEAEEDEDEEEEEDDEGNVEVTVASPGKDKPRMPCEEEAHSVILSEEEDQRSEMKGRGWRGDDARSIVSGYSTLSTLGRSLASEGRGDDADDERSELVSETDNESGFASRSLTQERPEKRTPPPSNTHTSPEPTTPRSFLYTYCKPSIPTSTPAPASTAAPPPIPSKRPTPEPVERGTESTARSSTPSTSSSTASQRLQNRPSFNSHRLIQCDTLARRRLKADKAKARSLDPLEVCSASPTEEEQQSNKGRTRTSLPESSASHSPKLTPSSGHLLASPPALGSTSGSTSQASLAEQVRARLLGSAEDMRSVGLRKPLSPETRRRRRAWRRHTVVVSPSDSSHKSAQVSSGVNNNNKPPAPPPKPFILIRRPGDKPMPGPQRSAADTSSSLRAHTTSQFQECL
- the arhgap23a gene encoding rho GTPase-activating protein 23 isoform X7; this translates as MPKDEDVLQLAYSHDAYLKGNAPFTGEAQNLPTPPPLCYPPRSQPHPSHTSCPAPSLSPHMGQNQLDNWSRWPGSASSPSPPLDNRTGAPTTTSMAWASEGREAGGVGHSSPAHRTEEIRYGMTERGRSFSSSISTSPPHQTHHGNNSKDNLSWGSPPKPAPVASSSRSEHTQQALTNWYYNQVSERERERERERERSNVQSLHHRQRSFSHDRLGELSRTRRANRTNFPQSASQDTLLYPGQHPHWMQVLPSACQNRSRSENLLRSRFGHSGRSLEALDQVLCPLSPHHERQAWQQQPQRQVSHFSSAQMPPGARHVQVHRQQQSQSSEQHRCQQHPPQQHQHSPKHQNQMHSSQHPPQSRRLTSCQSVDQEQIGYRSYSPSFNRKSGRILQHAQSFRDPSYTGPRLSWTSLPEGMAPSPAPSPAPPTCSVSGEGQDGTHRPTNHEREGGEKEPEIQAQVQEVVLRQKPPMGRRAGHVHRLPLALDDSDPLLFTSDPEEALLKSEGSSSKRHPNGNLAPLSVEDDSLASIPFIDEPTSPSADLRACHVPASSVVSSGGLKSATAVGTSPVSPTFTFPLSRLSSHDCSSIKSSRRCSYLLAITTERSKSCDEGLHTLRDDGRVFSRLPKRVKSIFRDGSLDSLADEARSKRHSASELGSISYSDVRKEGWLHYKQIHTEKGKKVGSAIRPWRRVFSVLRFGALYLYKDKRDALLKGAALGGGSEDEQPISLRGCLVDIAYSETKHKNVLRLTTQDFCEYLLQAEDRDDMLEWIRVIGESSKTDSEELGFSRQALINKKLNDYRKQSPTGNKPDSSPRVPRMTFLLPKADNSSAPPRSPKHEAKEESSPPKSPWGINFMKKAKKADPKAFGVRLEDCQPASNNKFVPLIVEICCGLVEEMGLEYTGIYRVPGNNAVVSSLQDQLNKGCDINTAEERWQDLNVVSSLLKSFFRKLPEPLFTDDKYNDFIDANRMENPSDRLKTLKKLIQDLPDHYFHTLKFLIGHLKTVANHSEKNKMQPRNLALVFGPTLVRTSEDNMTDMVTHMPDRYKIIETLIQHCAWFFSEEHDKDEKTPVDTEDVQPAPNIDHLLLNIGRAGLLGEISDSTNSDSAKSKGSGGSKRDLTAKDFLTTLAIMSAVTRRRRKRPVAGLLGSSTDDDSEQEPIRADLTVEREGEGKETERCESDTAPRAEAEEDEDEEEEEDDEGNVEVTVASPGKDKPRMPCEEEAHSVILSEEEDQRSEMKGRGWRGDDARSIVSGYSTLSTLGRSLASEGRGDDADDERSELVSETDNESGFASRSLTQERPEKRTPPPSNTHTSPEPTTPRSFLYTYCKPSIPTSTPAPASTAAPPPIPSKRPTPEPVERGTESTARSSTPSTSSSTASQRLQNRPSFNSHRLIQCDTLARRRLKADKAKARSLDPLEVCSASPTEEEQQSNKGRTRTSLPESSASHSPKLTPSSGHLLASPPALGSTSGSTSQASLAEQVRARLLGSAEDMRSVGLRKPLSPETRRRRRAWRRHTVVVSPSDSSHKSAQVSSGVNNNNKPPAPPPKPFILIRRPGDKPMPGPQRSAADTSSSLRAHTTSQFQECL
- the arhgap23a gene encoding rho GTPase-activating protein 23 isoform X8 codes for the protein MGQNQLDNWSRWPGSASSPSPPLDNRTGAPTTTSMAWASEGREAGGVGHSSPAHRTEEIRYGMTERGRSFSSSISTSPPHQTHHGNNSKDNLSWGSPPKPAPVASSSRSEHTQQALTNWYYNQVSERERERERERERSNVQSLHHRQRSFSHDRLGELSRTRRANRTNFPQSASQDTLLYPGQHPHWMQVLPSACQNRSRSENLLRSRFGHSGRSLEALDQVLCPLSPHHERQAWQQQPQRQVSHFSSAQMPPGARHVQVHRQQQSQSSEQHRCQQHPPQQHQHSPKHQNQMHSSQHPPQSRRLTSCQSVDQEQIGYRSYSPSFNRKSGRILQHAQSFRDPSYTGPRLSWTSLPEGMAPSPAPSPAPPTCSVSGEGQDGTHRPTNHEREGGEKEPEIQAQVQEVVLRQKPPMGRRAGHVHRLPLALDDSDPLLFTSDPEEALLKSEGSSSKRHPNGNLAPLSVEDDSLASIPFIDEPTSPSADLRACHVPASSVVSSGGLKSATAVGTSPVSPTFTFPLSRLSSHDCSSIKSSRRCSYLLAITTERSKSCDEGLHTLRDDGRVFSRLPKRVKSIFRDGSLDSLADEARSKRHSASELGSISYSDVRKEGWLHYKQIHTEKGKKVGSAIRPWRRVFSVLRFGALYLYKDKRDALLKGAALGGGSEDEQPISLRGCLVDIAYSETKHKNVLRLTTQDFCEYLLQAEDRDDMLEWIRVIGESSKTDSEELGFSRQALINKKLNDYRKQSPTGNKPDSSPRVPRMTFLLPKADNSSAPPRSPKHEAKEESSPPKSPWGINFMKKAKKADPKAFGVRLEDCQPASNNKFVPLIVEICCGLVEEMGLEYTGIYRVPGNNAVVSSLQDQLNKGCDINTAEERWQDLNVVSSLLKSFFRKLPEPLFTDDKYNDFIDANRMENPSDRLKTLKKLIQDLPDHYFHTLKFLIGHLKTVANHSEKNKMQPRNLALVFGPTLVRTSEDNMTDMVTHMPDRYKIIETLIQHCAWFFSEEHDKDEKTPVDTEDVQPAPNIDHLLLNIGRAGLLGEISDSTNSDSAKSKGSGGSKRDLTAKDFLTTLAIMSAVTRRRRKRPVAGLLGSSTDDDSEQEPIRADLTVEREGEGKETERCESDTAPRAEAEEDEDEEEEEDDEGNVEVTVASPGKDKPRMPCEEEAHSVILSEEEDQRSEMKGRGWRGDDARSIVSGYSTLSTLGRSLASEGRGDDADDERSELVSETDNESGFASRSLTQERPEKRTPPPSNTHTSPEPTTPRSFLYTYCKPSIPTSTPAPASTAAPPPIPSKRPTPEPVERGTESTARSSTPSTSSSTASQRLQNRPSFNSHRLIQCDTLARRRLKADKAKARSLDPLEVCSASPTEEEQQSNKGRTRTSLPESSASHSPKLTPSSGHLLASPPALGSTSGSTSQASLAEQVRARLLGSAEDMRSVGLRKPLSPETRRRRRAWRRHTVVVSPSDSSHKSAQVSSGVNNNNKPPAPPPKPFILIRRPGDKPMPGPQRSAADTSSSLRAHTTSQFQECL